A portion of the Limibacter armeniacum genome contains these proteins:
- a CDS encoding family 10 glycosylhydrolase, producing MRKFFSYICLMGGLLCCAYAQGQVPSNVPQRLAGKKIAIDPGHGGHDSDDRQTPLGNGYTYWESDGVWETSGYLEELLLAVGASVKLTKTNNDPSSSDRDPALSERVAVANAYGADYMHSVHTNAGGGAANYSLVLWRGVNDTPTWSNAKVMGDIMSVKLYNTLYTTAAYSRADRDFLPYYLGVLAGTNMPATLSEGSFHDYIPEGKRMKNSAYLKSIAWSMLKSFFDYFGTAGVPYGELGGIISDDSGTPLNNVTVTLNPGTANAKVFTGDAIDNGFYFFDWLDAGSYTVKFEKAGYVSNTQTISVSDGGYTKTDITLNSLGSPPARPLLSVVSNPSGGSSVYAAWQPNGESNLLGYRLYYAEDDALTSWKLAADENSIGTSATSVTIGSSANFVDVPTGDVYHFRLRAVADAGSGQTIESEPSDIYSRSSNATGDAILIVDGFDRTGGSYSNPFHSFATNYFKALRDSRNVTVATCDNANVADGTVVLGNYTAVFWFLGDESTVLETFADAEQTKVIAYLENGGQLFVSGSEIGWDLDNKGTTSDQSFFNNYLKANYVDDGASNYTPATGISGSAFDGVTVNFGITYPEDYPDDIDPMGGATAILNYAQAGRTAGVAYTGTFGSGSATGGVVYVSFPVETASLAEHTALTGKVLDYFGILATNVAPVAQNDNASTNEGVAVNIDVLANDTDANNNIDASTLVVVSAPSNGTASVVSGQVQYSPTAGYTGSDSFTYRVSDSQGAQSNVATVLLTVSETVLCLGDGPEVTPSKPKKDMRGAWLSTVYNIDWPSSTGLSVAAQKAELISLLDGLKDGGINAVFLQVRPECDALYASTIDPWSYYLTGQQGLAPSPFYDPLEFAIDEAHQRGMELHAWLNPYRAKQGTPSLASSHVANQHPDWVMSFSDRDLLNPGIPAVRNYLVSVINDIASRYDVDGIHYDDYFYPYAGMGSEDASAYASYNPNSLSLADWRRDNVNQMVAMTYNAIQSVNTSQGKNIKFGISPFGIWKSGVPSGISGMSAYDQIYCDALAWLTAGTVDYLSPQLYWAFGGSQDYASLSTWWDNQVATSGKHHYPGLAVYRLADSGWPASYIQNMIDENRLSGNEATLGQLFFTTKDYTDNTNSVKSLISADEFLYPSYAPSMDWKEQNCPNPPADLQYSGGNLVWSAPAAAGDGDLAAKYVVYRFSTAAEISTHTQDGTKVKAIVGGTSVGLPAAWLTGADNYFVVSALDKNNNESGFSNTLYLAGTPQYCAASGNNSTYEWISEVKVGTTSKTSGNDGGYGDKTAQTFDLTIGNSYSLTLVPGYSSTQYNENWKVWVDLNKDGDFEDSGELLFSMGAVAKNTVTGSITVPISATAGATRMRVGMNGSSADYTLNSCGSFAYGEVEDYTVNLYAGSCTPPTVTELTIDNGDSGYSTVGTWTSSTSSPDYIGTSYYHEGDTDKGNRSATYTPDFSEAGDYLVEIYYAAGTNRATNVPVDINHISGTTTVTVNQQEDGGVWNSLGTYSFDSGTNGNVTIRNTGTNGVVIADAIRFTFVGCTSGARVATATVVEEIAETDKLILYPNPVQQMTTLGFTLEKDDEVQVVIYDMVGRVVSQYQQQYNAGNHRLQLNTSALKRGIYLIKLNTKQGLNQQVRMLKD from the coding sequence ATGAGAAAGTTTTTCTCCTATATATGTTTAATGGGAGGGCTGCTTTGCTGTGCCTATGCACAAGGGCAGGTTCCTTCCAATGTCCCGCAAAGATTGGCGGGAAAAAAGATAGCCATTGACCCCGGACACGGGGGACACGATTCAGACGACAGGCAGACTCCACTGGGTAATGGTTATACCTATTGGGAGTCAGATGGCGTGTGGGAAACATCTGGTTATTTGGAAGAGCTATTGTTAGCCGTGGGAGCTTCTGTCAAGTTGACAAAGACCAACAACGATCCTTCCAGTTCAGATCGGGATCCTGCACTGTCAGAGCGTGTAGCAGTAGCCAATGCCTACGGAGCAGATTACATGCACTCAGTTCATACCAATGCGGGTGGTGGTGCAGCCAACTACTCTTTGGTACTTTGGAGAGGGGTCAATGATACCCCGACTTGGTCAAATGCTAAAGTTATGGGGGATATCATGTCTGTGAAGCTGTATAATACGCTGTACACAACCGCAGCATACAGCAGGGCAGACCGTGATTTCTTGCCTTACTACTTGGGGGTTCTTGCAGGAACAAATATGCCTGCGACACTTTCAGAAGGCTCATTCCATGACTATATCCCTGAAGGGAAGAGAATGAAGAATTCTGCATACCTGAAGTCCATAGCATGGTCTATGTTGAAGTCATTCTTTGATTATTTCGGAACAGCAGGCGTTCCTTATGGGGAGCTGGGAGGTATTATTAGTGATGATAGCGGTACCCCACTGAACAATGTAACAGTAACTTTGAATCCTGGAACTGCCAATGCCAAAGTGTTTACTGGAGATGCCATTGATAATGGTTTCTACTTCTTTGACTGGTTGGATGCAGGAAGTTATACGGTTAAGTTTGAGAAGGCAGGGTATGTTTCCAATACACAAACCATCTCTGTATCTGATGGGGGATATACCAAGACTGATATAACATTGAATAGTCTCGGTTCACCACCTGCTCGACCACTGTTGTCAGTAGTAAGCAATCCATCAGGAGGGAGCAGTGTTTATGCCGCATGGCAGCCCAATGGGGAATCCAACTTATTGGGGTACCGTCTATACTATGCAGAAGACGATGCGTTGACAAGTTGGAAACTGGCAGCAGATGAAAACTCCATTGGGACATCAGCGACTTCTGTAACCATTGGCAGCTCAGCAAACTTTGTGGATGTTCCCACTGGTGACGTATACCACTTTAGGTTACGTGCAGTAGCAGATGCCGGTTCAGGGCAGACCATTGAAAGTGAACCAAGTGATATTTATTCCCGCTCCTCTAATGCTACTGGAGATGCCATTCTAATTGTAGATGGTTTTGACAGGACTGGAGGCTCTTACTCTAATCCGTTCCACAGTTTTGCGACCAACTACTTCAAGGCCTTGCGTGATTCGAGAAATGTAACGGTAGCTACCTGTGACAATGCCAATGTAGCAGACGGCACAGTTGTTTTAGGTAATTACACTGCAGTATTCTGGTTTTTAGGGGATGAGTCTACAGTATTGGAAACTTTTGCTGATGCTGAGCAGACTAAGGTGATTGCCTATCTTGAAAACGGAGGACAACTTTTTGTCAGTGGCTCTGAGATTGGTTGGGATTTGGACAATAAGGGAACGACCTCTGATCAGTCCTTTTTTAATAATTATCTGAAAGCCAATTATGTGGATGATGGCGCAAGCAACTACACGCCAGCTACAGGTATATCAGGTTCAGCGTTTGATGGGGTGACAGTTAATTTCGGTATTACTTATCCTGAAGATTATCCGGATGACATTGACCCAATGGGTGGAGCTACTGCTATCCTGAATTATGCACAGGCAGGCAGAACCGCAGGTGTGGCTTATACGGGTACTTTTGGTAGTGGTTCAGCTACTGGTGGTGTAGTATATGTATCTTTCCCTGTAGAGACGGCAAGTCTGGCAGAGCATACAGCACTGACAGGAAAAGTATTGGACTACTTTGGTATTTTGGCTACCAATGTGGCGCCTGTTGCACAGAATGACAATGCTTCTACCAATGAAGGCGTTGCTGTGAATATTGATGTATTGGCAAATGACACAGATGCTAACAATAACATTGACGCTTCAACGCTGGTGGTGGTAAGTGCACCATCAAACGGTACGGCTTCTGTTGTGTCAGGTCAGGTACAATATAGCCCAACGGCAGGCTATACAGGCAGTGATAGCTTTACCTATAGGGTGTCTGATTCACAAGGGGCTCAGTCGAATGTGGCTACAGTCTTACTGACGGTTTCAGAAACTGTACTTTGTTTGGGTGATGGACCTGAGGTGACACCATCTAAACCGAAGAAAGATATGCGTGGTGCATGGCTTTCAACGGTATATAACATTGATTGGCCATCTTCAACTGGGCTCTCTGTGGCTGCTCAAAAAGCGGAACTGATTTCACTTTTGGACGGGCTGAAAGATGGAGGTATAAATGCTGTATTTTTGCAGGTCAGACCGGAATGTGATGCCTTGTATGCCTCTACGATTGACCCTTGGTCATATTACCTAACAGGACAGCAAGGTTTGGCGCCATCTCCATTCTATGACCCTCTTGAATTTGCCATTGATGAGGCTCATCAAAGAGGTATGGAGTTACATGCTTGGCTAAACCCTTACCGAGCAAAACAAGGAACACCTTCACTGGCATCTTCCCATGTTGCAAATCAGCATCCGGATTGGGTAATGAGCTTTTCTGACCGTGACCTATTGAATCCGGGTATTCCAGCTGTACGGAATTACCTTGTATCTGTAATCAATGACATTGCCAGCCGATATGATGTGGATGGCATCCATTATGATGATTACTTCTACCCTTATGCAGGAATGGGCAGTGAAGATGCGAGTGCTTACGCCTCTTATAATCCAAACAGTTTGAGTTTGGCAGATTGGAGAAGGGACAATGTCAACCAGATGGTAGCCATGACTTACAATGCCATACAGTCAGTTAATACAAGTCAGGGCAAGAATATCAAGTTTGGTATCAGTCCGTTCGGTATCTGGAAGAGTGGTGTGCCTTCTGGTATATCAGGTATGTCAGCTTATGACCAGATTTATTGCGATGCATTGGCTTGGCTTACAGCCGGAACCGTAGATTATTTGAGCCCTCAACTGTATTGGGCATTTGGAGGTTCGCAAGATTATGCCTCACTGTCAACTTGGTGGGACAATCAGGTTGCTACCTCCGGTAAGCACCATTATCCGGGATTGGCAGTATACCGATTGGCAGATTCGGGATGGCCAGCATCTTATATTCAAAATATGATTGATGAGAACAGGTTGAGTGGTAATGAAGCAACATTGGGTCAGCTTTTCTTTACAACCAAGGATTATACGGATAATACAAACAGTGTAAAATCCCTTATTTCGGCAGATGAATTCCTGTATCCATCCTATGCACCGTCAATGGATTGGAAAGAGCAGAACTGTCCGAACCCGCCTGCTGATCTTCAGTATTCAGGAGGGAATCTGGTTTGGAGTGCCCCTGCCGCTGCGGGAGATGGAGATTTGGCAGCAAAGTATGTAGTCTACCGCTTCAGTACTGCGGCTGAAATATCAACCCACACTCAGGATGGTACAAAAGTGAAAGCTATTGTAGGAGGAACCAGTGTAGGACTTCCTGCTGCTTGGCTCACAGGTGCAGACAATTATTTTGTGGTCAGTGCACTGGACAAGAACAACAATGAAAGTGGTTTCAGTAATACTCTATACTTGGCAGGAACACCTCAGTACTGTGCAGCTAGCGGTAACAACAGTACTTATGAATGGATTTCGGAAGTCAAGGTTGGTACTACCAGCAAGACCAGTGGCAATGATGGCGGTTATGGTGATAAAACAGCGCAGACCTTTGACCTGACCATCGGCAATTCCTATAGCCTGACATTGGTGCCGGGTTACAGCTCTACACAGTACAATGAGAACTGGAAAGTATGGGTTGACCTGAATAAGGATGGAGACTTTGAGGATAGTGGTGAGCTGTTGTTCTCAATGGGAGCTGTTGCCAAGAATACTGTAACAGGAAGTATCACTGTACCTATCTCTGCTACTGCTGGAGCTACCAGAATGAGAGTAGGTATGAACGGTAGCTCAGCAGATTATACCCTGAACTCATGTGGCTCATTTGCCTATGGGGAAGTGGAGGACTATACTGTTAACTTGTACGCAGGTAGCTGTACACCACCAACTGTAACGGAGCTTACGATTGATAATGGTGATTCGGGTTATTCAACAGTGGGTACATGGACAAGCAGTACCTCATCACCGGATTATATCGGGACAAGCTATTACCATGAAGGTGATACGGATAAAGGAAACAGGTCAGCTACCTACACACCTGATTTTAGTGAGGCAGGAGACTATCTGGTGGAGATCTACTATGCAGCAGGTACCAACAGGGCAACCAACGTTCCGGTTGATATCAATCATATTAGTGGAACCACTACAGTTACAGTCAATCAGCAAGAGGATGGAGGTGTATGGAACTCACTTGGAACCTATAGTTTTGATTCGGGAACGAATGGAAATGTAACCATCCGCAATACAGGTACCAATGGTGTCGTGATTGCCGATGCAATAAGGTTTACCTTTGTAGGCTGTACTTCAGGTGCTAGAGTGGCTACTGCTACTGTAGTAGAGGAAATAGCTGAAACAGATAAGTTGATATTGTACCCTAACCCTGTACAACAGATGACTACACTTGGCTTTACACTTGAGAAGGATGATGAAGTACAGGTAGTGATTTATGATATGGTGGGTAGAGTGGTTTCTCAATATCAGCAACAATACAATGCAGGTAACCACAGGCTGCAACTCAATACTTCGGCATTGAAGCGAGGCATTTACCTGATTAAGTTAAACACTAAACAAGGTCTTAATCAGCAAGTAAGAATGCTGAAAGACTAA
- a CDS encoding golvesin C-terminal-like domain-containing protein, giving the protein MKYLIGLSIWLAGMLSYFNAYAQDPLEATLQSTLQSAWEQTGVPGVGVAVSTPDRGMLFASAGTGNIYTSSAIAENTQFRVASISKTFTTTLIMKLQEAGYLNIDDKLSDHLIVTGLPYNSTMTIRQLLNHSAGVYDHFNNSNFWSEAVAYPYKVWTDSEVMAYSNALGPSFYPGNSYGYSNAGFYVLGMLIKEKLGISLTQAFEQWIFQPLGLTETLFDESSNPGNKIPNLAENSRAYEYNQTGVRTAGAVVSSPRNVAKFAKAIFSEGFLSQSSINSMISPSANNGAYGLGTRLMSSQGVSYHGHTGTLAGYKSIMFYIPSMDVSVAIHANGYADPSSAWDNLIDDITNVVLNEYGGYCSNNNCSAPSRPVLYAVQNNLDNSITVNWKANTETDLLGYRLYYATDDQLNSWQLAADEYTLTTSISSFSFASAQSFQVPSSGDTQFLRLVAVGTNGVESDPTDVYARRASGSTKRMLIVDGFDRFGGSASWGQITHQFTADYLKAFRDAQGSDFAISSTANEAITNGTVSLEDYDLVVWFTGDESTIAETFNESEQILVSAYLQGGGHLFVSGSEIGWDLDNKGSTADQQFYNNYLKADYADDGAITYTPANGVTGTDFASNTLNFGQVYTEDYPDAITTSGGSSAVYKYSNNKTAGVAYKGTFNGGANQGGVVHLSFPLETVSDATAKADFAANTVNYFDMQQVTGQPSAQFVISGLPAGVGTNLGFDGSNSTDDDGSITAYSWNFGDGVTATGVTASHSYAANGTYPVTLTVTDNDGKTAQKTQNIVVSSEEELRGTWFAWAGKTVPTRANIAAAMQDLADANFNTVYVPTWKYGMTYFPSEVLNQQLGIDRAPELGSRDFLQECIEEGHQRGLKVVAWFEWGFAAGGATDPMYQARPEWFTKQQNGNQDFGYSVYWMIHIHPEVQAFLLDMAREAVRKYDIDGIQMDRIRYPDLDCGYDDFTRELYFTENGVYPPTTASNATWKAWRADKLNNFMFRFYYALKEIDPNIPVSNAPIVYPYGYDNFCQNWPVWVNSGWVDYIIPQVYRATSSIYNNELNTQLSYVNDDIKVYPGMTTDYNGSAVAPSEISAKISLTRSKGLVGHVIWYHANLTDDYPYLLANNYQTPAALPAAANYSGTVDACAGALPIQVDAGQTGYSQQGSWSQSTSQVGYLGTDYYHDGNTGKGGKTVTYSPDILVSGSYEVQTIHTAFSNRASNVPFDVYHYDGTTTATVNQTINHGKWVTLGTFNFAAGQDNKVILRTDGTNGYVVADAMRFVFKGCVDLPVGSTPVANADNVTTNEDNSVVINVLSNDDPVEGTLVASSVTVVTTPAHGSAVVNTSTGSISYTPAANYFGNDTFTYKVSNTESLTSSPATVSITVNAVNDEPTAADDYLTLISETTEAINVLTNDQDIDGSLQAATLLVTIQPQNGSAMVNTSTGEISYTSTNGFVGSDSLTYQVQDDGGATASAKLYLTVEAVPAVPPTPCVSKGLNSTYEWMQRVTIGGFTHTSGNDGGYGDHKDQVVYVVTGEQYSISLLPGFSSTSYQEHWKIWIDFNADGDFEDAGEEVFDAYGTGTAAKTGTITIPYGIASGTKWMRIGMNGTSADYTLNPCSQFAYGEVEDYQVNLTNNGCVPPSVTSLTIDNGDTGYSTVGTWTSSTSSPDFIGTGYYHDGNSDKGNKSVIYSPDFEVAGNYLVEIYYAAGTNRATNVPVDINHSSGTSTVTVNQQVNGGVWNTLGTFSFDSGTNGNVTIRNTGTNGVVIADAVRFTFVGCTSGARLASPLAMENQLDGLLVYPNPIAGKLSLSVPSVLAGEAKVRIFNTVGAIVFESDCILEEGANALPVNPAKWTTGFYYLQVEKADGQKASFKLIKE; this is encoded by the coding sequence ATGAAATACCTTATAGGCTTGTCCATTTGGCTAGCTGGCATGTTGTCTTATTTCAATGCATATGCACAAGATCCCTTGGAGGCAACACTTCAAAGTACCTTACAGTCTGCATGGGAACAAACAGGCGTGCCAGGAGTTGGTGTGGCAGTATCTACTCCTGATCGTGGAATGCTTTTCGCCTCGGCTGGAACGGGAAATATTTATACAAGTTCTGCCATAGCAGAAAATACCCAGTTTAGGGTGGCAAGTATCTCCAAGACTTTTACCACTACTTTAATAATGAAATTGCAGGAGGCTGGTTACCTGAATATTGATGACAAGCTTTCCGATCACCTGATCGTAACGGGATTACCATACAACTCTACGATGACTATCCGGCAGTTGCTGAACCATTCGGCAGGGGTGTATGACCATTTCAATAACAGTAATTTCTGGAGCGAAGCGGTGGCGTATCCTTATAAGGTTTGGACGGATTCAGAAGTAATGGCGTATTCCAATGCCTTGGGGCCGTCCTTCTATCCGGGAAATAGTTATGGGTATTCCAATGCAGGGTTTTATGTATTGGGCATGCTGATCAAGGAAAAGTTGGGTATTTCACTGACTCAGGCTTTTGAACAATGGATTTTCCAACCATTGGGACTTACTGAAACCTTGTTTGATGAGAGTAGCAATCCGGGCAATAAGATTCCTAATTTGGCAGAAAATAGCCGTGCCTATGAATACAACCAAACAGGAGTTCGGACAGCAGGAGCAGTGGTTTCTTCACCACGGAATGTAGCCAAGTTTGCCAAAGCTATTTTCAGTGAAGGGTTCCTTTCCCAGTCTTCCATCAATTCCATGATTTCACCCTCAGCCAATAACGGTGCCTATGGATTGGGAACCCGCCTGATGTCTAGTCAGGGTGTTTCTTATCATGGGCATACGGGTACATTGGCAGGGTATAAAAGCATTATGTTTTATATCCCTTCAATGGATGTGTCAGTAGCTATTCATGCCAATGGCTATGCAGACCCAAGCAGTGCATGGGATAACCTGATAGATGACATTACCAATGTAGTCTTAAACGAATATGGAGGGTATTGCAGTAATAATAATTGCAGTGCGCCTTCAAGACCTGTACTGTATGCTGTTCAGAATAATCTGGATAATAGTATTACGGTCAATTGGAAAGCCAATACAGAAACAGACCTGTTGGGCTACCGACTATATTATGCTACAGATGACCAACTCAATAGCTGGCAATTGGCAGCCGATGAATATACACTGACAACCAGTATCTCATCATTCTCTTTTGCTTCGGCTCAATCCTTTCAAGTGCCAAGCAGTGGAGACACACAATTCTTAAGACTCGTAGCTGTAGGGACTAATGGAGTGGAAAGTGATCCAACTGATGTCTATGCCCGCAGGGCGAGTGGCAGCACCAAACGTATGCTGATTGTGGACGGTTTTGACCGTTTTGGCGGAAGTGCTTCATGGGGGCAAATCACTCATCAGTTTACGGCAGATTACCTGAAGGCTTTCCGTGATGCGCAGGGCAGTGACTTTGCGATTTCGTCTACTGCCAATGAAGCCATTACCAACGGTACCGTTTCATTGGAAGATTATGATCTGGTTGTTTGGTTTACAGGAGATGAATCGACGATTGCCGAAACCTTCAATGAGTCGGAACAAATATTGGTATCAGCTTATCTGCAAGGGGGAGGTCACCTCTTTGTTTCCGGTTCTGAGATTGGTTGGGATTTGGATAACAAAGGTTCGACAGCAGATCAGCAATTCTACAATAATTATTTGAAGGCTGATTATGCGGATGATGGAGCAATTACGTATACACCTGCCAACGGCGTAACAGGAACAGACTTCGCAAGTAATACGCTGAACTTCGGACAGGTTTATACAGAAGATTATCCTGATGCTATCACCACAAGTGGCGGTTCATCAGCAGTCTACAAGTATTCGAACAACAAGACTGCAGGTGTGGCCTATAAAGGCACGTTCAACGGTGGCGCCAATCAGGGTGGGGTAGTGCATCTTTCTTTCCCATTGGAAACGGTAAGTGATGCTACTGCCAAAGCAGATTTTGCAGCCAATACCGTCAACTACTTTGATATGCAACAGGTGACGGGACAGCCTAGCGCTCAGTTTGTCATCAGTGGATTACCTGCAGGAGTAGGAACGAATCTGGGTTTTGACGGAAGCAATTCCACAGATGATGATGGCAGTATCACTGCCTACAGTTGGAACTTCGGGGATGGGGTTACGGCAACAGGTGTAACTGCTTCCCATTCATATGCAGCGAATGGTACATATCCTGTGACCTTAACCGTCACTGATAATGATGGAAAGACAGCCCAGAAAACACAGAATATTGTGGTGTCTTCAGAAGAAGAGCTACGGGGAACTTGGTTTGCTTGGGCAGGAAAAACAGTACCGACCCGTGCAAATATTGCTGCAGCCATGCAGGATCTGGCAGATGCCAATTTCAATACGGTATATGTGCCGACATGGAAGTATGGCATGACTTATTTCCCGAGTGAGGTACTGAATCAGCAGTTGGGTATTGACCGTGCACCTGAGTTAGGTAGCCGTGACTTTTTGCAGGAATGTATTGAGGAAGGGCATCAGAGAGGACTGAAAGTGGTCGCCTGGTTTGAATGGGGCTTTGCTGCTGGCGGCGCTACCGACCCGATGTATCAGGCAAGACCGGAATGGTTTACCAAACAGCAGAACGGCAATCAGGATTTTGGCTATTCCGTTTACTGGATGATTCATATACACCCTGAAGTACAGGCATTCCTGTTGGATATGGCAAGGGAAGCCGTGCGCAAATATGATATTGACGGTATACAGATGGACCGTATCCGCTATCCTGATCTGGATTGTGGTTACGATGATTTTACACGTGAACTGTATTTTACGGAAAACGGCGTCTATCCACCAACTACGGCTTCCAATGCCACATGGAAAGCATGGCGTGCTGACAAGCTGAACAATTTTATGTTCCGCTTCTATTATGCCTTGAAGGAAATTGACCCCAATATTCCAGTCAGCAATGCTCCGATTGTTTATCCGTATGGGTACGACAATTTCTGTCAGAACTGGCCTGTTTGGGTAAATTCAGGTTGGGTGGATTATATCATTCCGCAAGTTTACCGAGCGACAAGCAGCATTTACAACAATGAACTGAATACGCAGTTGAGTTATGTCAATGATGATATCAAGGTGTACCCAGGCATGACGACAGACTATAATGGATCTGCGGTAGCTCCATCAGAGATTTCTGCCAAGATTAGCCTGACCCGTTCCAAAGGATTGGTTGGACATGTAATCTGGTACCATGCCAATCTAACTGATGATTACCCTTACTTGCTGGCGAACAACTACCAGACGCCTGCTGCTTTGCCTGCCGCTGCCAATTATTCCGGCACAGTGGATGCTTGCGCAGGTGCATTACCAATTCAGGTTGATGCAGGTCAGACGGGCTACTCGCAGCAAGGAAGCTGGTCACAGAGTACTTCTCAGGTAGGTTATTTGGGAACGGATTATTACCATGACGGCAATACCGGAAAAGGAGGCAAAACCGTCACCTATTCACCAGATATTTTGGTTTCGGGCAGTTATGAGGTACAGACCATCCATACTGCTTTTTCGAATAGGGCTTCCAACGTGCCGTTTGATGTTTACCATTATGACGGGACCACCACTGCAACAGTCAATCAGACCATCAATCATGGAAAGTGGGTAACATTGGGAACGTTTAACTTTGCAGCAGGTCAGGACAACAAGGTGATCCTGAGAACGGATGGAACAAATGGTTACGTGGTGGCAGATGCCATGCGGTTTGTATTCAAAGGATGTGTTGACCTACCTGTCGGCTCAACTCCTGTTGCCAATGCAGATAATGTGACTACCAATGAAGACAACAGTGTTGTGATCAATGTGCTGAGTAACGACGATCCGGTGGAAGGGACTCTTGTTGCAAGTTCAGTAACCGTGGTTACCACTCCAGCACATGGCAGTGCAGTTGTCAATACTTCTACAGGAAGCATTTCTTATACGCCTGCCGCCAACTACTTTGGCAATGATACTTTCACTTACAAAGTGAGCAATACGGAATCCCTGACTTCCTCACCAGCAACGGTCAGCATTACAGTCAATGCCGTGAATGATGAACCAACTGCAGCGGATGATTACCTGACACTTATCTCAGAAACAACAGAAGCCATCAATGTGCTAACCAATGATCAGGATATTGATGGCAGCTTACAAGCAGCTACTTTGCTGGTCACTATACAGCCGCAAAACGGCTCGGCTATGGTCAATACTTCAACGGGTGAAATCTCCTATACTTCTACGAATGGTTTTGTTGGGTCAGATAGCCTGACCTATCAGGTGCAGGATGATGGTGGGGCAACCGCATCAGCCAAATTGTATCTGACAGTGGAAGCTGTACCGGCTGTTCCACCAACCCCATGTGTTTCCAAAGGGCTGAATAGTACCTATGAATGGATGCAGCGTGTCACGATCGGGGGCTTTACCCACACCTCAGGCAATGATGGCGGCTATGGAGATCACAAAGATCAGGTAGTGTATGTCGTGACAGGGGAGCAGTACAGCATCAGCCTGCTGCCAGGCTTTAGCAGCACTTCCTATCAGGAGCATTGGAAAATTTGGATTGATTTCAATGCGGATGGTGACTTTGAGGATGCAGGAGAGGAAGTCTTCGATGCTTACGGAACAGGAACAGCTGCCAAGACAGGAACAATCACAATTCCATACGGTATTGCTTCAGGTACCAAGTGGATGCGGATTGGAATGAATGGTACATCGGCAGATTATACACTCAATCCTTGCAGCCAGTTTGCTTACGGTGAGGTGGAGGACTATCAGGTGAACCTGACCAACAACGGCTGTGTACCACCTTCAGTAACATCGCTGACAATTGATAACGGAGATACAGGTTATTCAACGGTGGGCACATGGACAAGCAGTACTTCTTCACCAGACTTTATCGGAACAGGGTATTACCATGACGGTAATTCAGATAAAGGAAACAAGTCTGTGATTTATTCACCTGACTTTGAGGTAGCCGGTAATTACTTGGTTGAAATCTATTATGCTGCTGGTACGAATAGGGCAACGAATGTTCCGGTAGATATCAATCACAGTAGTGGAACAAGTACAGTTACAGTCAATCAGCAAGTAAATGGCGGGGTATGGAATACATTGGGAACCTTCAGTTTTGATTCTGGAACCAATGGAAATGTAACCATTCGCAATACAGGTACCAACGGTGTGGTGATAGCAGATGCTGTTCGGTTCACATTTGTGGGCTGTACTTCAGGCGCCAGATTGGCAAGTCCATTGGCGATGGAAAATCAGTTGGATGGGTTACTGGTTTATCCCAACCCGATAGCAGGGAAGCTTAGCCTAAGTGTTCCGTCCGTTTTGGCCGGAGAGGCAAAGGTACGTATCTTCAATACCGTTGGAGCAATTGTTTTTGAAAGCGACTGTATATTGGAAGAAGGAGCCAATGCGCTTCCTGTAAATCCAGCGAAGTGGACAACTGGATTCTACTATTTGCAAGTAGAAAAAGCAGATGGACAGAAAGCGTCCTTCAAGCTGATAAAAGAATAA